The Salmo trutta chromosome 6, fSalTru1.1, whole genome shotgun sequence genome has a window encoding:
- the LOC115196251 gene encoding rho guanine nucleotide exchange factor 7-like isoform X2, with translation MNSAEQTVTWLITLGVLESPKKTISDPEGFLQSSLKDGVVLCKLVERLRPGSVEKIFQEPRNDSEFQSNIKEFLKGCGSFRVEPFEVNDLLQGLNFTKVLNSLVALAKATEDIGVGSDSVCAHHSSSLRIKSFDSLNTQSPRGRSSKLLHNQYRSLDMSESGGQRVLVKAKFTFQQTNEDELSFNKGDMISVSRQEDGGWWEGSFNGNKGWFPSNYVKEVKGSDKPVSPKSGTLKNPVKGFDTPAVSKTYYNLVLQNILETETEYSKELQSLLTSYLHSLQPTDTLSSADVSHILGNLEDISTFQLMLVQSYEECTKLPESQQRVGGFFLNLLPQMKALYMAYCSNHPSAVNVLTEHSEELGEFMEGKGASSPGILTLTTGLSKPFMRLDKYPTLLKELERHMEEHHPDRPDIQKCLTSFKSLSAQCQEVRKRKELELQILTETIRRWEGDDIRTLGPVLYMSHTLCHTHGSEEKSERYLLLFPNVLLLLSASSRMSGFIYQGKLPLTGMLISRIEDCEMVKNAFEISGSTCERMQVVCNNQQDLQEWVEHLSRHTQIRNAPSGIMTTPTAKPQSVPCHTLPSHPLTPTRHSESRGVSGGPAYHTLPHPSSHGAPQTPPMWGPLEPPSTPKPWSLSCLRPAPPLKPSAALCYKEELSKSPKSMKKLLPKRKPERKPSDEDFATRKSTAALEEDAQILKVIEAYCTSAKTRQTLNSRSREKSSLHMLFPEEEKIIVEETKSNGQTVIEEKTLVDTVYGLKDEVQELKQDNKKMRRTLDEEQKARKELEKILRRVLKNMNDPTWDETNL, from the exons ATGAATTCGGCGGAACAGACGGTAACGTGGCTGATAACGTTGGGGGTCTTGGAGTCACCGAAAAAGACCATTTCTGACCCTGAAGGATTCCTGCAGTCTTCTCTCAAAGATGGGGTTGTCCTGTGCAAGCTGGTGGAGCGATTGCGCCCTGGTTCTGTTGAGAAA ATCTTCCAAGAACCAAGGAATGATAGTGAGTTCCAGAGCAATATAAAGGAGTTTCTGAAAGGCTGCGGGTCCTTCCGAGTGGAG CCATTTGAGGTCAATGACCTTCTCCAGGGACTGAACTTCACCAAGGTGCTCAACTCGCTGGTGGCACTGGCCAAAGCCACCGAGG acATAGGAGTGGGCAGTGACTCTGTGTGTGCTCATCACTCGTCCTCGTTACGGATCAAGTCGTTTGACTCTCTGAACACTCAGTCTCCCCGCGGACGCTCCTCCAAACTCCTCCACAACCAGTACCGCAGCCTG GACATGTCGGAGAGCGGTGGGCAGCGGGTACTGGTGAAGGCcaagttcaccttccagcagaccAATGAGGACGAGCTGTCCTTCAACAAGGGTGACATGATCAGCGTGTCGCGCCAGGAAGACGGCGGCTGGTGGGAGGGCTCGTTCAACGGCAACAAGGGCTGGTTCCCTAGCAACTACGTCAAGGAGGTCAAAGGCAGCG acaaacCAGTGTCTCCTAAGTCTGGCACCCTCAAAAACCCTGTGAAAGGCTTTGACACACCAGCTGTCAGCAagacctactataacctg GTTCTCCAGAACATTCTAGAGACCGAGACCGAGTATTCCAAGGAGCTCCAAAGCCTACTGACCTCATACCTGCACTCACTGCAACCCACAGACAC gtTGAGCAGTGCAGACGTCAGTCACATCCTGGGGAATCTGGAGGACATCTCTACCTTCCAGCTGATGTTGGTTCAGTCCTACGAGGAATGTACCAA gcttccAGAGAGCCAGCAGAGAGTAGGGGGCTTCTTCCTCAACCTGCTGCCCCAGATGAAGGCTCTCTACATGGCCTACTGCTCCAACCACCCCTCGGCTGTCAACGTCCTCACAGAACACAG tgagGAACTGGGGGAGTTTATGGAGGGGAAGGGAGCCAGTAGTCCAGGTATCCTGACCCTCACCACTGGCCTCAGTAAACCCTTCATGAGGCTGGACAAATACCCTACACTGCTGAAGGAACTGGAGAGACACATGGAG GAGCATCATCCTGACCGACCAGACATCCAGAAGTGTTTGACCTCCTTCAAAAGCCTCTCT GCTCAATGTCAGGAGGTGAGGAAACGTAAGGAGCTGGAGCTGCAGATTCTAACTGAGACGATCAGACGCTGGGAGGGAGATGACATCAGAACCCTGGGCCCTGTCCTGTACATGTCACACACACTCTGCCACACACACGGATCAGAG GAGAAGAGCGAACGCTACCTCCTGCTGTTCCCAAATGTTCTCCTACTGCTGTCTGCCAGCTCCAGAATGAGTGGATTCATCTACCAG GGTAAGCTGCCATTGACAGGAATGCTTATCTCAAGGATAGAAGATTGTGAGATGGTCAAAAACGCTTTCGAAATATCAG GCAGTACGTGTGAGCGCATGCAGGTGGTGTGTAACAACCAGCAGGATCTGCAGGAGTGGGTGGAGCATCTGTCGAGACACACTCAGATCAGAAACGCCCCCTCCGGGATCATGACCACACCCACCGCCAAGCCCCAGTCTGTCCCCTGCCACACG CTCCCGTCCCATCCCCTGACCCCCACCAGACACTCAGAGAGTAGGGGTGTATCTGGGGGCCCTGCCTACCACACcctaccccacccctcctcccacgGGGCCCCTCAAACCCCCCCCATGTGGGGTCCCCTGGAGCCCCCCAGCACCCCCAAACCCTGGAGCCTCAGCTGCCTCCGCCCCGCGCCCCCACTCAAGCCCTCGGCAGCACTTTGCTATAAAGAG GAGCTGAGTAAAAGTCCTAAGAGTATGAAGAAGCTGCTGCCTAAGCGTAAGCCTGAGAGGAAACCTTCAGATGAGGACTTTGCTACCAGGAAGAGCACTGCAGCTCTGGAGGAGGATGCCCAGATCCTGAAAGTGATCGAGGCCTACTGCACCAGCGCCAAAACACGACAGACACTCAACTCAA GATCCAGGGAGAAGTCAAGTCTGCACATGCTCTTCCCTGAGGAGGAGAAGATCATCGTGGAGGAGACCAAGAGCAACGGCCAGACTGTCATCGAGGAGAA GACTCTAGTAGACACGGTGTATGGGCTGAAGGATGAAGTACAGGAGCTGAAACAG gACAACAAGAAGATGAGGAGGACCCTGGATGAAGAGCAGAAAGCCAGGAAGGAGCTGGAGAAGATCCTGAGGAGAGTCCTGAAGAACATGAACGACCCCACCTGGGACGAGACCAACTTGTGA
- the LOC115196251 gene encoding rho guanine nucleotide exchange factor 7-like isoform X1 gives MNSAEQTVTWLITLGVLESPKKTISDPEGFLQSSLKDGVVLCKLVERLRPGSVEKIFQEPRNDSEFQSNIKEFLKGCGSFRVEPFEVNDLLQGLNFTKVLNSLVALAKATEDIGVGSDSVCAHHSSSLRIKSFDSLNTQSPRGRSSKLLHNQYRSLDMSESGGQRVLVKAKFTFQQTNEDELSFNKGDMISVSRQEDGGWWEGSFNGNKGWFPSNYVKEVKGSDKPVSPKSGTLKNPVKGFDTPAVSKTYYNLVLQNILETETEYSKELQSLLTSYLHSLQPTDTLSSADVSHILGNLEDISTFQLMLVQSYEECTKLPESQQRVGGFFLNLLPQMKALYMAYCSNHPSAVNVLTEHSEELGEFMEGKGASSPGILTLTTGLSKPFMRLDKYPTLLKELERHMEEHHPDRPDIQKCLTSFKSLSAQCQEVRKRKELELQILTETIRRWEGDDIRTLGPVLYMSHTLCHTHGSEEKSERYLLLFPNVLLLLSASSRMSGFIYQGKLPLTGMLISRIEDCEMVKNAFEISGSTCERMQVVCNNQQDLQEWVEHLSRHTQIRNAPSGIMTTPTAKPQSVPCHTLPSHPLTPTRHSESRGVSGGPAYHTLPHPSSHGAPQTPPMWGPLEPPSTPKPWSLSCLRPAPPLKPSAALCYKEELSKSPKSMKKLLPKRKPERKPSDEDFATRKSTAALEEDAQILKVIEAYCTSAKTRQTLNSTWQGTDLMHNHVLAEPVDRSSVDTIGCRSSLSRGTEPCSDLSEDSDYDSIWTASSYRTSSVSRSREKSSLHMLFPEEEKIIVEETKSNGQTVIEEKTLVDTVYGLKDEVQELKQDNKKMRRTLDEEQKARKELEKILRRVLKNMNDPTWDETNL, from the exons ATGAATTCGGCGGAACAGACGGTAACGTGGCTGATAACGTTGGGGGTCTTGGAGTCACCGAAAAAGACCATTTCTGACCCTGAAGGATTCCTGCAGTCTTCTCTCAAAGATGGGGTTGTCCTGTGCAAGCTGGTGGAGCGATTGCGCCCTGGTTCTGTTGAGAAA ATCTTCCAAGAACCAAGGAATGATAGTGAGTTCCAGAGCAATATAAAGGAGTTTCTGAAAGGCTGCGGGTCCTTCCGAGTGGAG CCATTTGAGGTCAATGACCTTCTCCAGGGACTGAACTTCACCAAGGTGCTCAACTCGCTGGTGGCACTGGCCAAAGCCACCGAGG acATAGGAGTGGGCAGTGACTCTGTGTGTGCTCATCACTCGTCCTCGTTACGGATCAAGTCGTTTGACTCTCTGAACACTCAGTCTCCCCGCGGACGCTCCTCCAAACTCCTCCACAACCAGTACCGCAGCCTG GACATGTCGGAGAGCGGTGGGCAGCGGGTACTGGTGAAGGCcaagttcaccttccagcagaccAATGAGGACGAGCTGTCCTTCAACAAGGGTGACATGATCAGCGTGTCGCGCCAGGAAGACGGCGGCTGGTGGGAGGGCTCGTTCAACGGCAACAAGGGCTGGTTCCCTAGCAACTACGTCAAGGAGGTCAAAGGCAGCG acaaacCAGTGTCTCCTAAGTCTGGCACCCTCAAAAACCCTGTGAAAGGCTTTGACACACCAGCTGTCAGCAagacctactataacctg GTTCTCCAGAACATTCTAGAGACCGAGACCGAGTATTCCAAGGAGCTCCAAAGCCTACTGACCTCATACCTGCACTCACTGCAACCCACAGACAC gtTGAGCAGTGCAGACGTCAGTCACATCCTGGGGAATCTGGAGGACATCTCTACCTTCCAGCTGATGTTGGTTCAGTCCTACGAGGAATGTACCAA gcttccAGAGAGCCAGCAGAGAGTAGGGGGCTTCTTCCTCAACCTGCTGCCCCAGATGAAGGCTCTCTACATGGCCTACTGCTCCAACCACCCCTCGGCTGTCAACGTCCTCACAGAACACAG tgagGAACTGGGGGAGTTTATGGAGGGGAAGGGAGCCAGTAGTCCAGGTATCCTGACCCTCACCACTGGCCTCAGTAAACCCTTCATGAGGCTGGACAAATACCCTACACTGCTGAAGGAACTGGAGAGACACATGGAG GAGCATCATCCTGACCGACCAGACATCCAGAAGTGTTTGACCTCCTTCAAAAGCCTCTCT GCTCAATGTCAGGAGGTGAGGAAACGTAAGGAGCTGGAGCTGCAGATTCTAACTGAGACGATCAGACGCTGGGAGGGAGATGACATCAGAACCCTGGGCCCTGTCCTGTACATGTCACACACACTCTGCCACACACACGGATCAGAG GAGAAGAGCGAACGCTACCTCCTGCTGTTCCCAAATGTTCTCCTACTGCTGTCTGCCAGCTCCAGAATGAGTGGATTCATCTACCAG GGTAAGCTGCCATTGACAGGAATGCTTATCTCAAGGATAGAAGATTGTGAGATGGTCAAAAACGCTTTCGAAATATCAG GCAGTACGTGTGAGCGCATGCAGGTGGTGTGTAACAACCAGCAGGATCTGCAGGAGTGGGTGGAGCATCTGTCGAGACACACTCAGATCAGAAACGCCCCCTCCGGGATCATGACCACACCCACCGCCAAGCCCCAGTCTGTCCCCTGCCACACG CTCCCGTCCCATCCCCTGACCCCCACCAGACACTCAGAGAGTAGGGGTGTATCTGGGGGCCCTGCCTACCACACcctaccccacccctcctcccacgGGGCCCCTCAAACCCCCCCCATGTGGGGTCCCCTGGAGCCCCCCAGCACCCCCAAACCCTGGAGCCTCAGCTGCCTCCGCCCCGCGCCCCCACTCAAGCCCTCGGCAGCACTTTGCTATAAAGAG GAGCTGAGTAAAAGTCCTAAGAGTATGAAGAAGCTGCTGCCTAAGCGTAAGCCTGAGAGGAAACCTTCAGATGAGGACTTTGCTACCAGGAAGAGCACTGCAGCTCTGGAGGAGGATGCCCAGATCCTGAAAGTGATCGAGGCCTACTGCACCAGCGCCAAAACACGACAGACACTCAACTCAA CATGGCAGGGTACTGATTTGATGCATAACCACGTGCTGGCCGAGCCAGTTGACCGGTCCAGTGTGGACACTATAGGTTGCCGTAGCAGCCTGTCCAGAGGGACCGAGCCCTGTTCTGACCTATCAGAGGACTCCGATTATGACAGTATTTGGACCGCCAGTAGTTACAGGACCTCCTCCGTTTCTC GATCCAGGGAGAAGTCAAGTCTGCACATGCTCTTCCCTGAGGAGGAGAAGATCATCGTGGAGGAGACCAAGAGCAACGGCCAGACTGTCATCGAGGAGAA GACTCTAGTAGACACGGTGTATGGGCTGAAGGATGAAGTACAGGAGCTGAAACAG gACAACAAGAAGATGAGGAGGACCCTGGATGAAGAGCAGAAAGCCAGGAAGGAGCTGGAGAAGATCCTGAGGAGAGTCCTGAAGAACATGAACGACCCCACCTGGGACGAGACCAACTTGTGA